Proteins encoded within one genomic window of Parolsenella massiliensis:
- a CDS encoding glycyl-radical enzyme activating protein, producing MCCSADGRATAAGGAADGALRLCVTNVQRFSLHDGGGIRSVAFTKGCPFRCPWCCNPENLSFEPEVSWHERLCLGCSVRADGRRDANGAPCDTPPERCPAAAKELLGQWRAVDELAAELLRDLPFYEESGGGVTVSGGECLAGAARQRAVLALLELCHAGGASTALETTLATPLAVEPERLVAACDAFLVDFKVADRKRSLAVTGIDPAVRDANLARVIEAGGHVVARMPIIPGYTDADACVLANAHRAASLGIRRADVLPFHQLGEGKYSSVGLDYEMSGVPPLAEADVGRIVSLVESAGLEVVVHGE from the coding sequence ATGTGCTGTAGCGCGGACGGGCGAGCGACCGCTGCGGGCGGCGCGGCGGACGGCGCCCTCAGGCTGTGCGTCACGAACGTCCAGCGCTTCTCGCTCCACGACGGCGGCGGGATTCGCTCCGTGGCATTCACCAAGGGCTGCCCGTTTCGCTGTCCGTGGTGCTGCAACCCCGAGAACCTGTCGTTTGAGCCTGAGGTCAGCTGGCACGAGAGGCTCTGCCTGGGCTGCTCGGTGCGCGCGGACGGGCGTCGCGACGCAAACGGCGCCCCCTGCGACACGCCGCCCGAGCGCTGCCCGGCGGCTGCCAAGGAGCTTCTCGGCCAGTGGCGCGCCGTGGACGAGCTGGCCGCCGAGCTCCTCCGCGATCTGCCGTTTTACGAGGAGAGCGGAGGTGGCGTCACCGTGAGCGGCGGCGAGTGCCTGGCCGGCGCCGCCCGCCAGCGCGCCGTTCTGGCGCTGCTCGAGCTCTGCCATGCGGGCGGGGCGTCCACCGCGCTCGAGACGACGCTCGCCACGCCGCTTGCCGTGGAGCCCGAGCGCCTCGTGGCGGCGTGCGACGCCTTTCTCGTGGACTTCAAGGTCGCCGATCGCAAGCGGAGCCTTGCCGTCACGGGCATCGACCCCGCCGTGCGCGACGCCAACCTCGCGCGCGTCATCGAGGCGGGCGGGCACGTCGTGGCTCGCATGCCCATCATCCCCGGCTACACCGACGCGGACGCCTGCGTGCTCGCGAATGCCCATCGTGCCGCAAGCCTTGGCATACGCCGTGCGGACGTGTTGCCATTCCACCAGCTGGGGGAGGGCAAGTACTCCTCCGTGGGACTCGACTACGAGATGAGCGGCGTGCCCCCGCTTGCCGAGGCGGACGTCGGACGCATCGTCTCGCTCGTCGAGTCTGCCGGCCTCGAGGTCGTCGTGCACGGGGAGTAG
- a CDS encoding formate C-acetyltransferase/glycerol dehydratase family glycyl radical enzyme: MLTPRMQAMKDEIFSTPRVVSLERARLYTESWRQTEGEPVVVRRALAVANVLAKHEIVIGNADLIVGNRSATPRAGVVSPEMSPYWIADELDEFPTRPQDRFEISEADKNEYREELLPYWSGRSLNDWYRAHMDADVAAAEADKVFSVAQTDKGQGHIICDFPLVLACGYGAILERARARAAAEPDNAFLRAAVISLEAMIAYIGRYERAVRELIPQAEPARASELERIAEVLAHVATEPARDLTDAIQLVWLTEVALMHESNASSLSLGRADQYLWPYYEASLAAGAATEDIRELIQCFYLKLNTIVAIRSTESARFFAGFPIGFNLVVGGVDERGHDASNELSQLLLDVQRDTRLPQPNLSMRVHAGTPDVLLREACEIIRLGDGLPQLFNDEVNVRAFMNRGVSEADARDYAVVGCVELSIPGRMYGLHDISMFNMLRCLELALAAHPQGFANYAELERAVEATISRYVSLMVRGCDTCDLAHRVTSPTPLLSCLVADCLAQGKDVTGGGARYNPSGVQGVGTANLADSLVTLRRGVLGEDGQGGHVEPITTYAELTAAMGCDWAGEGDELLRQTILSRMPKYGNDVDEVDLLGRHFLEFYAHEVERYANVRGGHFQPGSYTVSAHVPLGAACGATPDGRHAHEQLADGGLSPMCGRDAHGPTASLMSVSKLNNALESNGSLLNVKFSPSTLEGEAGLAKLAAYVRAFSRLGIQHIQFNVVDRATLVDAQEHPERHRDLVVRVAGYSALFVELSRTLQDDIINRTEHVL; this comes from the coding sequence ATGCTCACGCCCCGCATGCAGGCCATGAAGGACGAGATCTTCTCCACCCCGCGCGTCGTCTCGCTCGAGCGCGCCCGCCTCTACACGGAGAGCTGGCGGCAGACGGAAGGGGAGCCCGTCGTCGTGCGCCGGGCGCTTGCCGTGGCAAACGTCCTGGCCAAGCACGAGATCGTGATCGGCAACGCCGACCTCATCGTGGGAAACCGCAGCGCCACGCCGCGTGCGGGCGTCGTCTCTCCCGAGATGAGCCCCTACTGGATCGCAGACGAGCTGGACGAGTTCCCCACGCGCCCGCAGGACCGCTTCGAGATCTCTGAGGCCGACAAGAACGAGTACCGCGAGGAACTCCTCCCGTACTGGAGCGGCCGCTCGCTCAACGACTGGTACCGCGCCCACATGGACGCCGACGTTGCGGCGGCCGAGGCCGACAAGGTCTTCTCCGTGGCGCAGACCGACAAGGGCCAGGGACACATCATCTGTGACTTCCCGCTCGTGCTCGCCTGCGGCTACGGCGCCATCCTCGAGCGCGCCCGCGCACGTGCCGCCGCAGAGCCCGACAACGCCTTCCTGCGCGCGGCCGTCATCTCGCTCGAGGCCATGATTGCCTACATCGGCCGCTACGAGCGCGCCGTTCGCGAGCTTATCCCGCAGGCTGAGCCGGCCCGCGCTTCCGAGCTCGAGCGCATCGCCGAGGTGCTCGCCCACGTCGCCACCGAACCGGCGCGTGACCTCACGGATGCCATCCAGCTCGTGTGGCTCACCGAGGTGGCCCTCATGCACGAGAGCAACGCCTCGTCGCTGTCGCTGGGCCGCGCTGACCAGTACCTGTGGCCCTACTACGAGGCAAGCCTTGCCGCCGGCGCCGCGACCGAGGACATCCGCGAGCTCATCCAGTGCTTCTACCTCAAGCTCAACACGATCGTGGCCATTCGCTCCACGGAGAGTGCCCGCTTCTTTGCCGGCTTTCCCATCGGCTTCAACCTCGTCGTGGGTGGCGTGGACGAGAGGGGGCATGACGCCTCCAACGAGCTGAGCCAACTTCTGCTCGACGTCCAGCGAGACACGCGCCTGCCGCAGCCCAACCTGTCCATGCGCGTGCATGCCGGCACGCCGGACGTGCTGCTCCGCGAGGCCTGCGAGATCATCCGCCTGGGAGACGGCCTGCCGCAGCTGTTCAACGACGAGGTCAACGTCCGCGCGTTCATGAACCGCGGCGTGTCCGAGGCCGACGCGCGCGACTACGCCGTCGTGGGCTGCGTGGAGCTGTCCATCCCGGGGCGCATGTATGGCCTGCACGACATCTCGATGTTCAACATGCTCCGTTGCCTCGAGCTTGCGCTGGCCGCCCACCCACAGGGCTTTGCGAACTACGCCGAGCTCGAGCGTGCGGTGGAGGCCACGATATCCCGCTACGTCTCGCTCATGGTGCGCGGCTGCGACACGTGTGACCTCGCGCATCGCGTGACCTCGCCCACGCCGTTGCTGTCGTGCCTCGTTGCCGACTGCCTCGCGCAGGGCAAGGACGTCACGGGGGGAGGGGCGCGCTACAACCCCTCGGGCGTACAGGGCGTGGGCACGGCCAACCTTGCCGACTCGCTCGTGACCCTGCGCCGCGGCGTGCTGGGCGAGGACGGCCAGGGTGGCCACGTGGAGCCCATCACGACCTATGCCGAGCTCACGGCCGCCATGGGGTGCGACTGGGCAGGCGAGGGCGACGAGCTCTTGCGCCAGACGATCCTGAGCCGCATGCCCAAGTACGGAAACGACGTGGACGAGGTGGACCTTCTCGGGAGGCACTTCCTCGAGTTCTACGCCCATGAGGTCGAGCGCTATGCCAACGTGCGAGGAGGGCACTTCCAACCCGGCAGCTACACAGTCTCGGCGCACGTGCCGCTGGGGGCTGCCTGCGGCGCCACGCCCGACGGCCGCCACGCCCACGAGCAGCTCGCCGACGGCGGCCTGTCTCCCATGTGCGGGCGCGACGCCCACGGTCCCACGGCGAGCCTCATGAGCGTGAGCAAGCTCAACAACGCGCTCGAGAGCAACGGAAGCCTGCTCAACGTGAAGTTCTCGCCCTCGACGCTTGAGGGCGAGGCGGGCCTGGCCAAGCTCGCGGCCTACGTCAGGGCCTTCTCGCGCCTGGGCATCCAACACATCCAGTTCAACGTCGTGGACCGCGCCACGCTCGTCGACGCCCAGGAGCACCCCGAGCGCCACCGCGACCTCGTGGTGCGCGTGGCGGGCTACAGCGCCCTGTTCGTGGAACTGTCGCGCACGCTGCAGGACGACATCATCAACAGGACCGAGCATGTGCTGTAG
- a CDS encoding DeoR/GlpR family DNA-binding transcription regulator: MFPEERRAQVARIIDETGRVTVSELARRFGVTEDLMRRDLKQLAEEGRCQKVYGGATRVENVRERPMSARIDQHAPEKLAIARKALPLVGPGQTVYLDMSSTCVQLARLIASSGVECTVVTPMVDVLAALAGAPGVTTLCCGGTMRADLSGLTGSIALDVVGRFRFDAAFMGAYGMDAETGEVSTFDADDGALKAAAMARASQAYLLCESAKFSAFGTYRFASLADFDALVCDAETGTGVDRVRSLGVDVL, encoded by the coding sequence ATGTTTCCAGAGGAGCGCCGCGCGCAGGTTGCGCGCATCATCGACGAGACGGGCCGCGTCACCGTCTCGGAGCTCGCGAGGCGCTTCGGCGTCACGGAGGACCTCATGCGCCGCGACCTCAAGCAGCTTGCCGAGGAGGGCCGTTGCCAGAAGGTCTACGGCGGGGCCACGCGCGTGGAGAACGTGCGCGAGCGGCCCATGAGCGCCCGCATCGACCAGCACGCTCCCGAGAAGCTCGCCATCGCGCGCAAGGCGCTGCCGCTCGTGGGGCCCGGCCAGACCGTCTACCTCGACATGTCGAGCACGTGCGTCCAGCTCGCCCGCCTTATCGCCAGCTCGGGCGTGGAGTGCACGGTCGTGACGCCCATGGTCGACGTGCTCGCGGCGCTGGCCGGAGCGCCGGGCGTCACCACGCTGTGCTGCGGCGGCACGATGCGGGCCGACCTCTCGGGCCTCACGGGCTCGATCGCGCTCGACGTGGTGGGGCGCTTCCGCTTTGACGCCGCGTTCATGGGCGCGTACGGCATGGACGCCGAGACGGGCGAGGTCAGTACGTTCGACGCCGACGACGGCGCGCTCAAGGCCGCCGCCATGGCGAGGGCGAGCCAGGCGTACCTCCTATGCGAGTCCGCCAAGTTCAGCGCGTTCGGCACGTACCGCTTCGCGAGCCTCGCGGACTTCGACGCGCTCGTCTGTGACGCCGAGACGGGCACCGGCGTCGACCGCGTCCGCTCGCTGGGCGTGGACGTCCTGTAG
- a CDS encoding DNA recombination protein RmuC → MSPIELFSVFVAAAAVVVAAVAVMRAGKGSSGPAGVDEQTLAAYLEHTNAQISSLKTQQASDAAATRASLDAATRGIEQAGNRVDGMRRDVTQQLASNVQATTQQLQGVSQNTAEQLRLIRQDTQRQLDEIRTMVDERLSKTLNDRLTASFRQISDNLEAVYRGLGDMKALAAGVGDLKKTLSNVKTRGILGEVQLGAILSEVLAPTQYAENVATKPGSTERVEFAVKLPVEEGEPVWLPIDAKFPGDLYAQLRDALDDGDRDAIAAARKQLETRIKTEARDISTKYVSVPATTNFGIMFLPFEGLYAEVVNMPGLIESLQRDWHVNVAGPSTMAALLSSLEMAYQTFNLQRRTDEVLRVLQAVKAELPKYQAELRRAKQQIDLAGRTVDGIITTRTNVMERKLKDISLNEDETPALDGE, encoded by the coding sequence ATGAGTCCCATAGAGCTGTTCTCGGTCTTCGTTGCCGCCGCGGCGGTCGTCGTGGCGGCCGTTGCCGTCATGCGTGCGGGCAAGGGGTCGTCTGGCCCCGCCGGCGTGGACGAGCAGACGCTCGCCGCCTACCTCGAGCACACGAACGCGCAGATCTCCTCGCTCAAGACGCAGCAGGCGTCCGACGCCGCCGCCACGAGGGCCTCGCTTGACGCGGCCACGCGCGGCATCGAGCAGGCGGGCAATCGGGTGGACGGCATGCGCCGTGACGTCACCCAGCAGCTCGCCTCGAACGTCCAGGCCACGACGCAGCAGCTCCAGGGCGTGAGCCAAAACACGGCCGAGCAGCTGCGCCTCATCCGCCAGGACACGCAAAGGCAGCTCGACGAGATTCGCACCATGGTGGACGAGCGCCTTTCCAAGACGCTCAACGACCGCCTGACCGCCTCGTTCAGGCAGATCAGCGACAACCTCGAGGCCGTGTACAGGGGTCTCGGCGACATGAAGGCGCTCGCCGCTGGCGTGGGAGACCTCAAGAAGACGCTCTCGAACGTCAAGACGCGCGGCATCCTGGGCGAGGTCCAGCTGGGCGCCATCCTGTCCGAGGTGCTCGCGCCCACCCAGTACGCTGAGAACGTCGCGACGAAGCCCGGCAGCACCGAGCGCGTCGAGTTTGCCGTGAAGCTTCCGGTGGAGGAGGGCGAGCCCGTGTGGCTGCCCATCGACGCCAAGTTCCCCGGCGACCTCTACGCCCAGCTGAGAGACGCGCTCGATGACGGCGACCGCGATGCCATCGCGGCGGCGAGAAAGCAGCTCGAGACGCGCATCAAGACTGAGGCCAGAGACATCTCCACCAAGTACGTGAGCGTGCCGGCCACGACCAACTTCGGCATCATGTTCCTGCCGTTCGAGGGACTGTATGCCGAGGTCGTGAACATGCCCGGGCTCATCGAGTCCCTCCAGCGTGACTGGCACGTGAACGTGGCAGGCCCCTCCACCATGGCCGCGCTGCTCAGCAGCCTCGAGATGGCCTACCAGACGTTCAATCTGCAGCGCCGCACCGACGAGGTGCTGCGCGTGCTGCAGGCCGTGAAGGCGGAGCTGCCCAAGTACCAGGCCGAGCTGCGCCGCGCCAAGCAGCAGATCGACCTCGCCGGCCGCACGGTCGACGGCATCATCACGACACGCACGAACGTCATGGAGCGCAAGCTCAAGGACATCTCCCTCAACGAGGACGAGACCCCCGCCCTGGACGGGGAGTAG
- a CDS encoding UvrD-helicase domain-containing protein has translation MSETRMDAAAGREEIEGSVPPEVGALLKGLLPEQRRIVTTLDRPVFVAAGAGSGKTFTLTRRIVWALCPGSGQDGRPFLDSLDQALVITFTEKAAGEIKERVRGALRQAGLVDEALKVDSAWVSTIHHMCARILRAHALDLGLDPEFSMIGEQEAQLLRAQATEQALLEQQGSAGLDALYAEYGTGNGSGRDGVPGLLATLVSKAGAAERGLDSLSFVEASADVSAPMAALTRAYESLCACELKHEDELARCRGELARLEAFSQLPPGQRTADAARELLDGLKGPDGKKWRAKAVKDFWAETKAALEQARGEVALACAMPLAAPLMELARRIDEIYSAAKLERGVLDNDDLLQLTGRAFREHADIAEEYSHKFRLVMVDEFQDTNAQQVGMVKSLSGEGACHLTTVGDAQQAIYGFRGADVSVFEDRGEEVRAAAEQGRAATVELAYNFRSDDAILRFVARACGDSGIVPRFMDLRPDPARKSDWPEQRCPRVVVELTRAHKLGARAVPKEARTALAAEQLADRLACIREDAEVEPRRMAVLMRSLTQAPAYIEALRERGLESVVVGGSTFAQAAEVRVVEALLRCLACPQDTKSGLFGVLEGGMFELDGNDMLMLATRPQDVFDAPAKRRINVGIREDAPDFGTAAPSERLLHARRVITRAWNRVGKLPVADVLLMAIRESGWLARLERQGVSGRAVAANVLAAVRHVRELAEPHALDAILAADEFSRWLEAVKEGPASLSGEGLDAVSLMTAHASKGLEFDVVAVVGCCGSEVSHPVPRLLSMRDGSRELLSLAPAGLKVPDLGEDAPTGPADCDTALEWRSLMETTRTEAEAREDGRLLYVALTRARECVICCLSATEKKGGELSPAMTQQIAATVFGERPVAGEGAFEYGGRAAGLVRCVDATLLTDGSVEVDAGGTLGTSSDAEPAGDGGEAAREPFLVYDIDAETHAPLGNWRPRQGVFSYSSAHAVLASEEGPSSLDEMLELPECLPLPEADRARLGLVPAGEEPIAPSPRRAPVILEDDDGEPADADDADRATCLGSAFHELARYMVETGHAPDDACVSLVAKAYGVTRRDRARLDAALARWEGSDIRAEALSHACVRAEVPFFCGVDSPLGHDLEGAIDLLATDAPLPRAGAAALLVDYKTGDHGLTLGQIRERHEMQARFYAYVLRRQGWSRVTCAFVCVELADESGQPVVTRYDFE, from the coding sequence ATGAGCGAGACGAGGATGGACGCGGCGGCTGGCCGCGAGGAAATCGAGGGTTCGGTGCCCCCCGAGGTCGGGGCCCTGCTCAAGGGGCTGCTTCCCGAGCAGCGCCGCATCGTGACGACGCTCGACCGTCCCGTGTTCGTGGCGGCCGGCGCCGGATCGGGCAAGACGTTCACGCTCACGCGTCGCATCGTGTGGGCGCTGTGCCCGGGCTCGGGGCAGGATGGCAGGCCCTTCCTCGACAGCCTGGACCAGGCGCTCGTCATCACGTTCACCGAGAAGGCCGCCGGCGAGATCAAGGAGCGCGTGCGCGGCGCGCTTCGCCAGGCCGGGCTTGTGGACGAGGCCCTCAAGGTGGACTCCGCCTGGGTGAGCACGATCCACCACATGTGCGCCCGCATCCTGCGCGCCCATGCGCTCGACCTGGGCCTTGACCCGGAGTTCTCGATGATCGGCGAGCAGGAGGCCCAGCTTCTGCGCGCACAGGCCACCGAGCAGGCCCTGCTCGAGCAGCAGGGCTCGGCTGGCCTTGACGCCCTGTACGCCGAGTACGGCACGGGCAACGGATCGGGGCGCGATGGCGTGCCCGGCCTTCTCGCCACGCTCGTCTCGAAGGCGGGCGCCGCCGAGCGGGGCCTCGACTCGCTGTCCTTCGTGGAGGCGAGCGCTGACGTCTCGGCGCCCATGGCCGCGCTCACGCGTGCCTACGAGTCGCTGTGCGCCTGCGAGCTCAAGCATGAGGACGAGCTTGCGCGCTGCCGCGGCGAGCTCGCGCGCCTCGAGGCGTTCTCCCAGCTGCCGCCTGGCCAGCGCACGGCCGATGCCGCCCGCGAGCTGCTTGATGGGCTCAAGGGGCCAGACGGCAAGAAGTGGCGTGCCAAGGCCGTGAAGGACTTCTGGGCCGAGACCAAGGCCGCCCTCGAGCAGGCTCGCGGCGAGGTGGCGCTTGCCTGCGCCATGCCGCTGGCGGCCCCGCTCATGGAGCTCGCTCGACGCATCGATGAGATCTACTCGGCCGCCAAGCTCGAGCGGGGCGTGCTCGACAACGACGATTTGCTCCAGCTCACGGGACGAGCCTTCCGCGAGCATGCCGACATCGCCGAGGAGTACTCCCACAAGTTCCGCCTCGTCATGGTCGACGAGTTCCAGGACACGAACGCCCAGCAGGTGGGCATGGTCAAGAGCCTCTCGGGCGAGGGCGCGTGCCACCTCACGACCGTGGGCGACGCCCAACAGGCCATCTACGGCTTCCGCGGGGCCGACGTGAGCGTGTTCGAGGACCGCGGAGAGGAGGTGCGCGCCGCCGCCGAGCAGGGCAGAGCCGCCACGGTGGAGCTCGCCTACAACTTCAGGAGCGACGACGCCATCCTGCGCTTCGTGGCCCGTGCCTGCGGGGACTCCGGCATCGTGCCGCGCTTCATGGACCTGCGCCCAGACCCCGCCCGCAAGAGCGACTGGCCCGAGCAGCGCTGCCCGCGTGTCGTCGTGGAGCTCACGCGCGCCCACAAGCTGGGCGCCCGCGCCGTGCCCAAGGAGGCGCGCACGGCGCTTGCGGCCGAGCAGCTGGCAGACCGCCTCGCGTGCATCCGCGAGGACGCAGAAGTTGAGCCCAGGCGCATGGCCGTGCTCATGCGCAGCCTCACGCAGGCGCCCGCCTACATCGAGGCCCTGCGCGAGCGCGGGCTGGAGAGTGTCGTCGTGGGCGGCTCCACGTTCGCGCAGGCGGCAGAGGTGCGCGTCGTCGAGGCGCTGCTACGCTGCCTGGCGTGCCCGCAGGACACCAAGAGCGGCCTGTTCGGCGTGCTCGAGGGCGGGATGTTCGAGCTCGACGGCAACGACATGCTCATGCTCGCCACCCGTCCGCAGGACGTGTTCGACGCCCCGGCGAAGCGCCGCATCAACGTTGGCATCCGCGAGGACGCCCCAGACTTTGGGACGGCCGCTCCCTCCGAGCGCCTGCTCCACGCCCGCCGCGTGATCACGCGTGCCTGGAACCGTGTGGGCAAGCTGCCCGTGGCAGACGTCCTGCTCATGGCCATCCGCGAGTCCGGCTGGCTCGCGCGCCTCGAGCGCCAGGGCGTCTCCGGCCGCGCCGTAGCCGCCAACGTGCTCGCCGCCGTTCGCCACGTCCGCGAGCTCGCCGAGCCCCACGCGCTCGATGCCATTCTCGCCGCCGACGAGTTCTCGCGCTGGCTCGAGGCCGTCAAGGAGGGGCCGGCGTCGCTGTCCGGCGAGGGCCTCGACGCCGTGAGCCTCATGACGGCCCACGCCTCGAAGGGCCTGGAGTTCGACGTCGTGGCCGTCGTGGGCTGCTGCGGCTCGGAGGTCAGCCATCCCGTGCCTCGCCTGCTGTCCATGCGCGACGGCTCGCGCGAGCTGCTGTCGCTCGCCCCTGCCGGGCTCAAGGTGCCAGATCTTGGCGAGGACGCGCCCACGGGCCCTGCGGACTGCGACACCGCGCTCGAGTGGCGCTCGCTCATGGAGACGACCCGCACCGAGGCCGAGGCCCGCGAGGACGGACGCCTGCTCTACGTGGCGCTCACGCGCGCGAGGGAGTGCGTCATCTGCTGCCTCTCCGCCACCGAGAAGAAGGGCGGCGAGCTGTCGCCGGCCATGACGCAGCAGATCGCGGCTACCGTGTTTGGCGAGCGACCCGTCGCCGGCGAGGGCGCGTTCGAGTACGGCGGGCGGGCCGCGGGCCTCGTTCGCTGCGTCGACGCCACGCTTCTGACAGACGGGTCGGTCGAGGTCGACGCGGGCGGCACGCTCGGGACCTCCTCGGACGCGGAACCTGCGGGCGATGGGGGAGAGGCGGCCCGCGAGCCGTTTCTCGTCTATGACATCGACGCCGAGACGCACGCGCCGCTTGGAAACTGGCGCCCGCGCCAGGGCGTCTTCAGCTACTCGAGCGCCCACGCCGTCCTGGCTTCCGAGGAGGGACCCTCGTCGCTTGACGAGATGCTCGAGCTGCCCGAGTGCCTGCCGCTCCCAGAGGCAGACCGCGCCCGTCTGGGCCTCGTGCCTGCGGGCGAGGAGCCCATCGCCCCGAGCCCGCGCCGTGCGCCGGTCATTCTCGAGGACGACGACGGGGAGCCCGCCGACGCCGACGACGCAGACCGCGCCACCTGTCTGGGCAGCGCGTTTCACGAGCTCGCCCGCTATATGGTCGAGACGGGCCACGCGCCGGACGACGCCTGCGTCTCGCTCGTGGCCAAGGCCTACGGCGTCACGCGCCGCGACCGCGCGCGCCTGGACGCCGCGCTTGCGCGCTGGGAGGGCAGTGACATTCGCGCCGAGGCCCTGTCGCACGCGTGCGTGAGGGCCGAGGTCCCGTTCTTCTGCGGGGTCGACTCTCCGCTGGGACATGACCTCGAGGGCGCCATCGACCTGCTCGCCACCGACGCGCCGTTGCCACGGGCGGGGGCGGCCGCGCTTCTCGTGGACTACAAGACCGGCGACCACGGCCTCACGCTCGGCCAGATCCGCGAGCGCCACGAGATGCAGGCTCGCTTCTACGCCTACGTCCTGCGCCGTCAGGGATGGAGCCGCGTCACCTGCGCCTTCGTCTGCGTCGAGCTCGCCGACGAGTCCGGCCAGCCCGTCGTCACCCGCTACGACTTCGAATGA